The Pseudomonas solani genome segment CCGCGACGGGCGGCCATCGGCCTGCAGCAGCGGGCTGAAGCTGGTGGGCATGCGCCCCATCAGCTCCTCGCGGGGCAGGCCGTAGAGGCGTGCGGCGTTTTCGTTGGCTTCGGTGATGCCGCGCTCGACGTCGAACACCAGGATCGCCTCGGGGGCGTGCTCCACCAGGATGCGGTAGCGCGCCTCGGCCTCGCGGCGGGCGCTGACGTCTTCCACCAGGGCCAGCAGCGCATGGAGACGGCCGTCGGCGTCCCGCACGGCGCGGACGTTGATGCGGGTGTAGATGACGCTCTCGTCGGGCCGCAGGAAGCGCTTGTCCAGCTCGTAGCCGTCGCGCTGGCCGCTGCGCACCTGGTGCAGCAGGGCCAGCTCGGCGCCACGGTCGTCGGGGTGGGTGATGCTCAGCCAGTCGGCGCCCTGGAGCATTTCGCGGGAGCGGCCGAGGATGCTGCACAGCTTGAAGTTGACCTCTTCCCAGCAGTGCTCGGGCGAGCACAGGGCCATGCCGATCAGCGGCGCCTCGAAGAACAGGTGCAGGCGCTCGTCGCGCTCACGCTGGCGGCGCTCGGCGCGCTTCAGCTCGGTGAGGTCCTGGACCGCGCCGTAGATGCGGATCACCTGCTCGCCGTCGTGCTCGGCCAGGCCCTTGAGGCGCACCCAGCGGTAGATGCTCTTGGCGGTGACGATGCGCAGTTCGATGTCGAAGGGGTCGGCGGTGCGCAGCACATGGTCGAGGGTGGCCTGGGCGCGGGCGCGACTGTCCTCGTCGAAGTAGTTCATCGCCTGTTCCAGGTTTGGCGCGCCGCCCACGGGGTCCAGGTCGTAGATGCGGAAGGTGCCTTCGCTCCAGAACATCTGCTCGCCGGGCAGCTCCAGCACCCAGCCGCCGATGTCGGCGATGGCTTCGGTCTGGCTCAGCAGGTGGGTCTGGCGCAGCAGTTCCTCGCGGCGCACGCCCAACTCCTCGGCGAGCATCTCGCGGCGGCTGACGTCGTGCTGCAGGGCGACGAAGTGGCTGATGCCATGGTCGTCGTGCATCGGCGCCAGGGTCACTTCGTTCCAGAACAGGCTGCCGTCCTTGCGGTAGTTGCGCAGCACCACCTGACAGGGCTCGCCGCGCCGGATGGCGGCCAGCAGGCGCGGCAAGTCGGGCTGGTTGCGGTCATGGCCGACCAGGAAGCGGCAGTTGCGCCCCAGCACCTCCTTGCGGCTGTAGCCGGTGATGCGCTGGAAGGCCGGGTTGCAGTACGTCAGGGGAAAATCAGGCTGGCGCGCGTCGACGATGATCACCCCCAGCGGGCTGGCTTCCAGGGCCAGGCTGTTCAGCGCCAGGGCCTGCTGCATCTCGTTGCGGCGGCGCAGCTCCAGGCGCAGGTCGCTGAGGGAGCGGCCCACCAGCAGGGTGGAGACCATCAGCAGCAGCACGCTGAAGTGCAGTTCGATGCGCTGCGGCTCCAGCCACTGCGGCGCCTCGCCCAGCTCGCGGAGGATCGGCAGGGCGAGCACGGTGGCGGTGGTCAGGCCGGCGCCGCACAGGGCACCGGGGAAGCCCCAGACCAGCGCCAGGCTGAGCATCACCAGGCCGATCAGCGGCAGGGTCAGCAGCAGCGGCATCACCGCGATGGCCAGCGGCAGGGCGATACACAACACCAGCAGCACCGGCCAGGGTGGCAGCCTGAGCATCGATTCGGGCAGCCGCGAGTAAGTGCCCAGGGCGCAGCGCCGACGGCGCAACCAGGGCGTCAGGTAGGTGAGCAGCGGCAGGGCGATGACCAGGGTGGTGAGACTGTCGCCCAGCCACATCAGCAGGCTGGCGGTGCCCCAGGCTTCGGGCTTGATCACCCCGGTGAGCAGAAGACTGCCCTGCACCCCGGTGGACACCAGGGTCACCGGCACCAGCACGCCGAGCAGCATGAAGCGCAGCAGGCTGGAGAAATCCGCCAGGGCGACATCGAAGCGCGACGACCGCAGGAGCAGCCAGCCGACGGCGATGCTGAGGGTTTCGGGCAGGGCGTAGAAGGGCGCGAGGCGCCAGTCCAGCCCCCACAGCGGCGCGCTCAGCGCGGCATTGAGAAAGACCGCGAGCAATACCCGGGGCCCCACCACAGGCAACCCACCAGGCCCAGGGAAAATGGCAGGTACCAGAGCGCCACGCCGCCGGAAACCTGAGTGCCCAGGGAGAGCCAGGTGGCGATGTGCAGCAACGGGAGTGACGACCACCAGGTCCAGTTGGGCAAGCGGGCTTGAGCGGCGGGCATTGTGACCTCATGTCTACGCGCGCTAGAGGATAGTCCAGGGCGCCTAGAGTACGTGGGTCAAGGCAAAGTGACACTATACAAACGCAAGCGCCGACCGCCGCCTGACGGAAGGCGCGGCCGGCGGCGCGGAGGCTCCGGCACAGGCGGCCGGGGCGCGGTGATCAGGCGGCGTCGCGGGGCAGCAGCAGGCCGATGGGCAGGCACACGCGGGCTTCAAGGCCGCCGCCGGAGCGGTTGCGCAACTCGACGCTGCCGCCGTGCAGCGCGGCGATGCGCTTGACGATGGCCAGGCCCAGGCCGGTGCCCTTGCCGCCACGGGCGCGGTCGCCGCGGATGAAGGGGTTGAAGATGTCGCCCAGCTCCGCCGGGTCGATGCCCTGGCCGCGGTCGAGGACACTGAGGACGATATAGGGCGCGGTGTGATCACCCGCCACGAACGCCGCCACTTCGACGCCGTTGCCGCCATATCGCAGCGCGTTCTCGATCAGGTTCACCAGCAGGCGCTTGATCGACACGCGCCGCAGCGGGAACGGCGGCAGCGGTTCCAGGCACAGGCGCACGCGCTCCTCGTGCTGGTTGTAGGGCGCCACCACCTCGCGCACCAGCTCGCCCAGGTCGAGTTCTTCCTGGCGCTCGTCGCGGCCGTCGCGAATGAAGGCGAGGAACTGGTCGAGGATGGCGTCCATGTCCTCGATGTCGCGGACCATGTCCTCGGTCAGCTCGCTGTCGCTGCTCATCAGCTCCAGGGACAGGCGCAACCGCGTCAACGGGGTGCGCAGGTCGTGGGAGACGCCGGCCAGCATCAGCTCGCGCTCGCGGGCGGCCTGCTCGACGTCCTCTGCCATCTGGTTGAAGGCGCGGTAGACCTCGGTCATCTCGCTGGGGGTGTCGCTCACCGGCAGGCGCACGCTGCGGCCCTGGCCGAGCTGGCGGGCGGCGAACACCAGGCGCTTGAGCGGGGCGTTGAGCTGGCGCACGAAGATCCAGGCGGCGGCGGTGGACAGCAGGCCGATGCCGAGGAACCAGCCGAGCACGCTCCAGATGCGCTGCCCCCGCAAGGGGTGTGGATACAGCGGGATGCGCACCCAGTCCGGGCCCAGCGCCGGGGCCTGGACCCAGAGCGCCGGCGGGCTCTTGGCGCGCAGGCGCACCTCGGTTTCGGGGCCGAGCTCGGTCTGCATCTGCCGCTCGAAGATTTCGCTGTAGGGCCAGTGCTGCTCGCTGGGCGGCACGGCGTCGCGGGTCACCCGCTTGAGGCCGGCGGCCTTGGCCAGGTCATCCCGCTCGGCTTCGCTGGCGGCCCAGTAGGCGCGCAGGGTCAGGGCCGCGCCGTGGCTGTACTGGCGATCCACGAGGACGTCCTCGTTCATCATCAGGTAGACCAGGGTCAGGGCCTTGGAAAACAGCACGACGATGAGCACCAGCCAGAGGGTGCGGGAGAAGAAACTCTGCGGGAACCAGTACGGCGCTTTCATCGGGTTTTCCGGGCAGGAGGCTCAGACGCCTTGCACAGCAGTGCCGCGCCCGGGAATACGGGCGCGGCGGGGTGGGTCACTTGTTGCCGTCGGGCACGAACACGTAGCCGACGCCCCAGACGGTCTGGATATAGCGGGGCTTGGACGGGTCGGGCTCGATCAGCCGGCGCAGGCGGGAGATCTGCACGTCGATGGAGCGCTCCAGGGCGTCCCATTCGCGGCCACGGGCCAGGTTCATCAGCTTGTCGCGGGTCAGCGGCTCGCGGGCGTGCTGGACCAGGGCCTTGAGCACGGCGAACTCGCCGGTGGTGAGCATGTGCACGTCCTCGCCCCTTTTCAGCTCGCGGGTGGCCAGGGACAGCTCGTACTCGCCGAAGCTCACGCTCTCGTCGGCAGCGGCGGGAGCGCCGGGTACCTGAGGTGCCTGGCGGCGCAGCACGGCCTTGATCCGCGCCAGCAGCTCGCGCGGGTTGAACGGCTTGGCCAGATAGTCGTCGGCGCCCAGTTCCAGGCCCTGGATACGGCTGGACTCGTCGCCCTTGGCGGTGAGCATGATGATCGGCACCTGGTTGTTCGATGCGCGCAGGCGGCGGCAGGCGGACAGGCCGTCCTCGCCGGGCAGCATCAGGTCCAGGACCACGAGATTGAACAGCTCGCGGGCCAGCAGGCGGTCCATCTGCTCGACGTTTTCCACCGCGCGCACGCGGTAGCCCTGCTCCTCGAAAAAGCGCTCGAGCAAACGACGCAGACGCGCGTCGTCGTCGACGATCAGGATCTTTTCGCCCTCGGCATTGGGGATGCTGCTCATGTTCTCTCCTGGTTTCTCAAGCGCGGCATTATTACTCAGCGCCGGTGTCGCGCGGCTCGACCATTGTTAGCAGATTTTTCCCCGAACGGTGCCCTGGCCAACGCAACGGGGTGTTTATAATGCGCCGCTTGTTTCCCGACCGAGGCCAGGCCCGGCCGGTCTTTCGTTGGTCATCAGGTGTGTCTTTTTCATATGGAAAGCATCAACAACCGAATCGCTGAAGAGCTGGGCGTGCGCCCGCAACAAGTCGCCGCTGCCGTTGCCCTGCTCGATGAAGGCTCCACCGTTCCCTTCATCGCCCGCTACCGCAAGGAAGTCACCGGCAGCCTGGACGACACCCAGCTGCGCAACCTGGAAGAGCGCCTGCGCTACCTGCGCGAGCTGGAGGACCGCCGTGGCGCGATCCTCTCCAGCATCGAGGAACAGGGCAAGCTGACCCCGGAACTGGCCCGCGAAATCAAGCTGGCCGACACCAAGACCCGCCTCGAAGACCTTTACCTGCCGTACAAGCAGAAGCGCCGCACCAAGGGCCAGATCGCCCTGGAAGCCGGCCTCGGCGAGCTGGCCGACGCGCTCTTCGCCGACCCGACCCTGGCGCCGGAAACCGAAGCCGCACGCTTCATCGATGCCGAAAAGGGCTTCGCCGACACCAAGGCGGTGCTCGAAGGCGCCAAGTACATCCTCATGGAGCGCTTCGCCGAAGACGCCACCCTGCTGGCCAGCCTGCGCAGCTTCCTCAAGGACAACGCCACCCTCACCGCCCGCCTGGTGGCCGGCAAGGAACAGGAAGGCGCCAAGTTCAGCGACTACTTCGAGCACGACGAGGCCCTCAAGGGCGCGCCGTCGCACCGCGCCCTGGCGATCTTCCGTGGCCGCAACGAGGGCGTGCTCAGCGTCGCCCTGAAGGTCGGCGACGAGCTGCCGGGCACCATGCACCCCTGCGAAGTGATGATCGGCGAGCGCTTCGGCGTGAAGGACCAGGCCCGCGCCGCTGACAAATGGCTGGGCGAGGTGGTGCGCTGGACCTGGAAGGTCAAGCTCTACACCCACCTGGAAACCGACCTGCTGGGCGAACTGCGCGAAGGCGCGGAGACCGAGGCGATCAACGTCTTTGCCCGCAACCTGCACGACCTGCTGCTGGCCGCCCCGGCCGGCCCGCGCGCCACCCTGGGCCTGGACCCGGGCCTGCGTACCGGCTGCAAGGTCGCGGTGGTCGACGCCACCGGCAAGCTGCTGGAAACCGCCACCGTCTACCCCCACGTGCCGCACAACAAGTGGGATGACACCCTGGCCACCCTGGCCAAGCTCTGCGCCAAGCACGGCGTGGACCTGATCGCCATCGGCAACGGCACCGCCAGCCGCGAGACCGACAAGCTGGCCGGCGAACTGATCAGCAAGATGCCGGGCCTGAAGATGACCAAGATCATGGTCAGCGAGGCCGGCGCCTCGGTGTACTCGGCCTCGGAACTGGCCGCCAAGGAATTCCCCGACCTGGACGTGTCCCTGCGGGGCGCCGTGTCCATCGCCCGCCGCCTGCAGGACCCCCTGGCCGAGCTGGTGAAGATCGAGCCCAAGTCCATCGGCGTCGGCCAGTACCAGCACGACGTGTCCCAGCTGCAGCTGGCGCGCAGCCTGGACGCGGTGGTGGAAGACTGCGTGAACGCCGTGGGCGTGGACGTGAACACCGCCTCCGCCGCCCTGCTGGCGCGCATCTCCGGCCTCAACGCGACCCTGGCGCAGAACATCGTCGCCCACCGCGACGCCAACGGCGCCTTCAAGACCCGCGAGGAGCTGAAGAACGTCAGCCGCCTGGGCGAGAAGACCTACGTGCTGGCCGCCGGCTTCCTCCGCGTGATGAACGGCGACAACCCGCTGGACGCCTCCGCGGTGCACCCGGAAACCTACCCGCTGGTGCAGCGCATCGCCGCCGACACCGGCCGCGACATCCGCTCGCTGATCGGCGACTCGGGCTTCCTCAAGCGCCTCGACCCGGCCACGTTCACCGACGAGACCTTCGGCCTGCCGACCGTCACCGACATCCTCAAGGAACTGGACAAGCCCGGCCGCGACCCGCGTCCCGAGTTCAAGACCGCCGAGTTCCAGGAAGGCGTCGAGAGCCTCAAGGACCTCAAGCCCGGCATGGTGCTGGAAGGCGTGGTGACCAACGTCACCAACTTCGGCGCCTTCGTCGACATCGGCGTCCACCAGGACGGCCTGGTGCACATCTCCGCGCTGTCGGAGAAGTTCGTCAAGGACCCGTACGAAGTGGTCAAGGCCGGCGACATCGTCAAGGTCAAGGTCATGGAAGTGGACATCCCGCGTAACCGCGTCGGCCTGTCCATGCGCATGAGCGACACCCCCGGCGAGAAGGTCGATGGCCCGCGCGGCGGCGGTCGTTCGCAGGGCGGCCAGCGTGCGGATCGCGGCGCACCGCGCCAGCAGCAACAGGCGGCGCCGACGAACAACGCCATGGCCTCGCTGTTCGCCAACGCCAAGCAGATCAAGAAGAAGTGAGCTGAGATGGAAATCTCCGACCTGCACACCGCCAGCGCCTACAGCAAGCTGCTGGGCATCGAACCGGTCAGCCTGGGCGACGGCGTCGCCGAGGCGCGCCTGACGATGGGCGAGCACCTGCGCAATCGCGGCCAGGTGATGCACGGCGGAGCCATCTTCTCGCTGCTCGATATCGCCATGGGCCTGGCCTGCACCAGCGTCCATGGTTTCGAGCGGCGCAGCGCCACCATCGAATGCAAGATCAACTACATCCGTCCCGTGGCCGAGGGTGACATCCTCTGCCGCGCGCGGGTGGTGCACGCCGGCTCGCGGACCCTGGTGGTCGAAGCCGATGTGCTGCAGGGCGACAAGCTGGTCGCTAAAGGGCAAGGCACCTTCGCCCAGCTGTAAGCGCCAGGACGGCGAGGCTCTATTCTGGACAAAGCGACAACGCAGTCATGTCCGCCCCTTGTAGACCGACCAGTCCACCCTCATATTGGGGCGACTGTCCCTGGGACCCACAGGATTCCAAATTGAGCGACCTTCTCTCCCGCCGCCTGGCATTGCTGGGCGAGCGTGCCCACCTGTCCCTGCTGACCCAGTGCCTGCACGGTATCGAACGCGAATGCCTGCGCGTCGAAGACAACGGCCAGTTGGCCCTGACGCCGCACCCGGTGGCCGTCGGTTCGGCCCTGACCAACCCGCAGATCACCACCGACTATTCCGAGTCGCTGCTGGAGTTCATCACCCCCACCGAGCACGACCCGGCCGACACCCTGGCGGACCTGGAGAAGATCCATCGCTTCACCTACCAGAAGCTCGACGGCGAGCTGCTGTGGAGCGCCTCGATGCCCGGCCGCCTGCCCAGCGAGGAGATCATCCCGATCGCCCGCTACGGCACCTCGCCCATCGGCCGCCTGAAGTACGTCTACCGCCGCGGCCTGGCCGTGCGCTACGGCAAGACCATGCAGTGCATCGCCGGCATCCACTACAACTTCTCCCTGCCCGAAGCCCTGTGGCCCCTGCTCAAGGAAGCCGAAGGCGACGAGCATAGCGACCGCGACTTCCAGTCGGCGCGCTACATCGCGATGATCCGCAACTTCCGCCGCTACAGCTGGTTGCTGATGTACCTGTTCGGCGCGGCGCCGGCGCTGGACCAGAACTTCCTCCGTGGCCGCCCCCACGACCTCGACCGCCTCGACGCCGACACCCTGTTCCTGCCCTGGGCCACCAGCCTGCGCATGAGCGACCTGGGCTACCAGAACAACGCCCAGTCCGGCCTCACGCCTTGCTACAACAACCTCGACAGCTACCTGTCGAGCCTGCGCCAGGCGGTGTCCACGCCCTACCCGCCCTATGCCGAGATCGGCACCAAGCGCGATGGTGAGTGGGTGCAGCTGAACACCAACGTGATCCAGATCGAGAACGAGTACTACTCGTCGATCCGCCCGAAGCGCGTCACCTACACCGGCGAGCGCCCGATCCAGGCGCTGATGGCCCGTGGCGTGCAGTACGTCGAAGTGCGCTGCCTGGACATCAACCCCTTCCTGCCCCTGGGCATCGACCTGGAAGAGTCGCGCTTCCTCGACGCCTTCCTGCTGTTCTGCGCACTGCAGGACAGCCCGCCCCTGGCCGGCGGCGAATGCCGCGACTGCACCGACAACTTCCAGCGCGTGGTCAAGGAAGGTCGCCGCCCCGGCCTGCACCTGCAGCGCAACGGCCAGGAAATCGGCCTCCAGGAATGGGCCGGCGAGCTGCTCGACCAGATCGCCCGCACCGCCGACCTGCTGGACCGCGCCCAGGGCAGCCAGGCCCACGCCGAAGCCCTCGCGGCCCAGCGCCTCAAGGTCGCCGACGCCAACCTCACGCCCTCGGCCCGGGTCCTGGCCGAACTGCGCGAGCGCGGCGAGAGCTTCAGCGAGTTCGCCCTGCGCTACAGCCGGCAGCACGCCGAGTACTTCCGCGCCGAGACCCTGGCCCCGGACGACCAGGAGCGCCTGGAAACCATGGCGCGCCAGTCCCTGGAAGAACAGGCGCGCCTGGAAGCCGAACCCGATGTCGACTTCGATACCTTCGTCGCCGCCTACCAGGCCAGCATCCTCGGCTTGCTGAGCAACTGACACGGTCCCTGCCGTTCCCGGGCTGAAGCCCGGGCTACGGTAGGTTGGCGCCGAGCGCAGCGAGGCCCAACGGTGCTAGCCGCAACCCCGCTCGTTGGGCTTCGTGCCTCAGCCCAACCTACGGATTGCAGCGGCGCCGGAACCACCCGCGAAACCTCGTGCCCTCAAAAGGCGCGGCCTGTCACAAAACCGACAAGCTGGGGCTCCAACTGGGACAGGCGGCCACCCGCGCCGGAAAACCGGCAGCTAGCATGAGCACATATCCAGAGCCTGCGAGCTTTGCCCATGGCGCCCCCAGACGCCCACCCCGAAGACAGCCAGCAATGGAGCCTGGAAAGCCTCAACAAGGCTTACCAACAAGGCTACATGGCAGGCCTCACCGGCCAGACCATCAACCAGCAACCCTACCCCGCCGAAGTCCTCGCCGCGGCCTGGGAAGCCGGTTGGGACGACGGCCACGACCAGTACGAGCTGCAGCGTCCCTCGCGGATCGCCTGAATCAGTCCTCGCGAAAAGCCGCGTCCAGCGGAACCCGATAACCCGTCGCCAGCCGGTTGGTCTCATTGGCCATGCCGATCACCGCCTGCAGTTCGCCGAACATTTCCTCGGTCATCCCCGCCTTGCGCGCCGCCGCCGTGTGCGAGCCGATGCAGTAGGCGCAATTGTTCGTGACGCTGACGGCCACGTAGAGCAGCTCCTTGGTCAGCGGGTCCAGCGCGCCGGGGGCCATCACCTGCTTCAGGCTCTCCCAGGTGCGACGCAGGTTGTCCGGGTGCTGGGCCAGGGCCTTCCAGAAGTTGTTCACCTGGTCGACCTTGCGCGTGGCCATGATGTCGTCATAGACGGCGCGTACTTCCGGACTGGCATGTTCATATTCGATCAAGTGCTTAGACGACATCGCGTTTCCCCTTCTAAGTTATGAGACAGCCAGTATAGGCAGCCCGCCCGTACCGGCCCGATCCCAACCAAGGAGAAGGTCACGCATGTCGATACGCACCCTGGGCCGCCTGGCCCTCACCGCCTCGCTGTCCCTGCCGCTGCTGGCCCAGGCCGCGCAACCCGGCCTCTGGGACACCTACGCCACGCTCAAAACCAAGACCTGGGTCGACCTGACCCACGCCTACGACGAGCAGGTGCCGCACTGGAAGGGCTTCGAGAACGCCCAGCGCAAGACGCTCTACACCGTCGACAAGGACGGCTTCCAGGTGGACCTCTACACCCACGTCGGCCAGTGGGGCACCCATGTCGACCCGCCGGTGCACTTCCACAAGGGCCTGCGCGGCATCGACCAGATCGACGTGAAGGAACAGCTGCTGCCGCTGGTGGTGCTGGACATCCACCAGCAAGCGGCGAAGAACCCCGACTACGTGCTGACCCTGGCCGACGTGAAGGCCTGGGAGGCCAAGCACGGGCCGGTGCCGGAAGGCGCCTTCGTGGCCCTGCGCAGCGACTGGTCCAAGCGCTGGCCGAGCCAGGAAAAGATCCAGAACGCCGACGCCCAGGGCGTGGCCCACTACCCGGGCTGGAGCAAGGAGGCGCTGGTGTACCTCTACGAGACGCGCAAGATCACCGCCTCCGGCCACGAGACCACGGACACCGACCCGGGCATCGCCACCAGCAAGGACGACTACTCGCTGGAGTCCTACATCCTCGGCAAGGACCACTACCAGATCGAGCTGCTGGCCAACCTGGACCAGGTGCCGGAAGCCGGCGCGCTGGTGGTGGTGAGCTTCCCGAAGATCGCCCGGGGCACCGGCTTCCCGGCGCGGGTGTTCGCGATATTGCCCTGATGGGGTGAGCGGGATTCCCCCCTGTGGGCTTCAGCCGCGATGGGCCCGGTGCCGGGCCCTTTCGCGAGTCCACTGGAAGAGGGGCCTCGGAGCGGGCAGCCGTCGCTCACTCCAGACGTAGGGTGTGCTGCGCGCACCTGGAGCTCGCCGGAAGCACCGTGCGAAGGTGCGCACGGCACACCCTACGGCACGCGTTCATCCTGCCGAGCCCTCAGTTCTGTAGGAGCGGCCTCAGAGCGCCTTTTCGA includes the following:
- the rmf gene encoding ribosome modulation factor; its protein translation is MAPPDAHPEDSQQWSLESLNKAYQQGYMAGLTGQTINQQPYPAEVLAAAWEAGWDDGHDQYELQRPSRIA
- a CDS encoding PaaI family thioesterase, which codes for MEISDLHTASAYSKLLGIEPVSLGDGVAEARLTMGEHLRNRGQVMHGGAIFSLLDIAMGLACTSVHGFERRSATIECKINYIRPVAEGDILCRARVVHAGSRTLVVEADVLQGDKLVAKGQGTFAQL
- a CDS encoding carboxymuconolactone decarboxylase family protein, which gives rise to MSSKHLIEYEHASPEVRAVYDDIMATRKVDQVNNFWKALAQHPDNLRRTWESLKQVMAPGALDPLTKELLYVAVSVTNNCAYCIGSHTAAARKAGMTEEMFGELQAVIGMANETNRLATGYRVPLDAAFRED
- the ompR gene encoding osmolarity response regulator transcription factor OmpR — protein: MSNNAALEKPGENMSSIPNAEGEKILIVDDDARLRRLLERFFEEQGYRVRAVENVEQMDRLLARELFNLVVLDLMLPGEDGLSACRRLRASNNQVPIIMLTAKGDESSRIQGLELGADDYLAKPFNPRELLARIKAVLRRQAPQVPGAPAAADESVSFGEYELSLATRELKRGEDVHMLTTGEFAVLKALVQHAREPLTRDKLMNLARGREWDALERSIDVQISRLRRLIEPDPSKPRYIQTVWGVGYVFVPDGNK
- a CDS encoding cyclase family protein, whose product is MSIRTLGRLALTASLSLPLLAQAAQPGLWDTYATLKTKTWVDLTHAYDEQVPHWKGFENAQRKTLYTVDKDGFQVDLYTHVGQWGTHVDPPVHFHKGLRGIDQIDVKEQLLPLVVLDIHQQAAKNPDYVLTLADVKAWEAKHGPVPEGAFVALRSDWSKRWPSQEKIQNADAQGVAHYPGWSKEALVYLYETRKITASGHETTDTDPGIATSKDDYSLESYILGKDHYQIELLANLDQVPEAGALVVVSFPKIARGTGFPARVFAILP
- a CDS encoding Tex family protein, producing the protein MESINNRIAEELGVRPQQVAAAVALLDEGSTVPFIARYRKEVTGSLDDTQLRNLEERLRYLRELEDRRGAILSSIEEQGKLTPELAREIKLADTKTRLEDLYLPYKQKRRTKGQIALEAGLGELADALFADPTLAPETEAARFIDAEKGFADTKAVLEGAKYILMERFAEDATLLASLRSFLKDNATLTARLVAGKEQEGAKFSDYFEHDEALKGAPSHRALAIFRGRNEGVLSVALKVGDELPGTMHPCEVMIGERFGVKDQARAADKWLGEVVRWTWKVKLYTHLETDLLGELREGAETEAINVFARNLHDLLLAAPAGPRATLGLDPGLRTGCKVAVVDATGKLLETATVYPHVPHNKWDDTLATLAKLCAKHGVDLIAIGNGTASRETDKLAGELISKMPGLKMTKIMVSEAGASVYSASELAAKEFPDLDVSLRGAVSIARRLQDPLAELVKIEPKSIGVGQYQHDVSQLQLARSLDAVVEDCVNAVGVDVNTASAALLARISGLNATLAQNIVAHRDANGAFKTREELKNVSRLGEKTYVLAAGFLRVMNGDNPLDASAVHPETYPLVQRIAADTGRDIRSLIGDSGFLKRLDPATFTDETFGLPTVTDILKELDKPGRDPRPEFKTAEFQEGVESLKDLKPGMVLEGVVTNVTNFGAFVDIGVHQDGLVHISALSEKFVKDPYEVVKAGDIVKVKVMEVDIPRNRVGLSMRMSDTPGEKVDGPRGGGRSQGGQRADRGAPRQQQQAAPTNNAMASLFANAKQIKKK
- the gshA gene encoding glutamate--cysteine ligase, which translates into the protein MSDLLSRRLALLGERAHLSLLTQCLHGIERECLRVEDNGQLALTPHPVAVGSALTNPQITTDYSESLLEFITPTEHDPADTLADLEKIHRFTYQKLDGELLWSASMPGRLPSEEIIPIARYGTSPIGRLKYVYRRGLAVRYGKTMQCIAGIHYNFSLPEALWPLLKEAEGDEHSDRDFQSARYIAMIRNFRRYSWLLMYLFGAAPALDQNFLRGRPHDLDRLDADTLFLPWATSLRMSDLGYQNNAQSGLTPCYNNLDSYLSSLRQAVSTPYPPYAEIGTKRDGEWVQLNTNVIQIENEYYSSIRPKRVTYTGERPIQALMARGVQYVEVRCLDINPFLPLGIDLEESRFLDAFLLFCALQDSPPLAGGECRDCTDNFQRVVKEGRRPGLHLQRNGQEIGLQEWAGELLDQIARTADLLDRAQGSQAHAEALAAQRLKVADANLTPSARVLAELRERGESFSEFALRYSRQHAEYFRAETLAPDDQERLETMARQSLEEQARLEAEPDVDFDTFVAAYQASILGLLSN
- a CDS encoding bifunctional diguanylate cyclase/phosphodiesterase: MLAVFLNAALSAPLWGLDWRLAPFYALPETLSIAVGWLLLRSSRFDVALADFSSLLRFMLLGVLVPVTLVSTGVQGSLLLTGVIKPEAWGTASLLMWLGDSLTTLVIALPLLTYLTPWLRRRRCALGTYSRLPESMLRLPPWPVLLVLCIALPLAIAVMPLLLTLPLIGLVMLSLALVWGFPGALCGAGLTTATVLALPILRELGEAPQWLEPQRIELHFSVLLLMVSTLLVGRSLSDLRLELRRRNEMQQALALNSLALEASPLGVIIVDARQPDFPLTYCNPAFQRITGYSRKEVLGRNCRFLVGHDRNQPDLPRLLAAIRRGEPCQVVLRNYRKDGSLFWNEVTLAPMHDDHGISHFVALQHDVSRREMLAEELGVRREELLRQTHLLSQTEAIADIGGWVLELPGEQMFWSEGTFRIYDLDPVGGAPNLEQAMNYFDEDSRARAQATLDHVLRTADPFDIELRIVTAKSIYRWVRLKGLAEHDGEQVIRIYGAVQDLTELKRAERRQRERDERLHLFFEAPLIGMALCSPEHCWEEVNFKLCSILGRSREMLQGADWLSITHPDDRGAELALLHQVRSGQRDGYELDKRFLRPDESVIYTRINVRAVRDADGRLHALLALVEDVSARREAEARYRILVEHAPEAILVFDVERGITEANENAARLYGLPREELMGRMPTSFSPLLQADGRPSRDVGHAYAQAALAGEAPVFEWLMRDVAGRVRPCEVRLVRLPGGGAPLIRLSITDISERQRYQREIERLAYSDELTGLPNRRLLLDRLQHAMAREVREGRYGSLLFIDLDHFKTVNDSLGHPVGDALLREVTARLASCLRAEDTLARLGGDEFVVLLEALADSPEQTAEYAAEVGTKLLHSLHGSYRIGEHELSVSASIGIALHPFERQGAADVLKQADTAMYRAKQGGRNALHFFAPAMQAAIDQRLQLQSELRQAVARGQLFLEFQPQLSLADERVVGAEALLRWRNPTRGVVPPSQFIALAEETGLILELSDWVLDRACASLAQWLPQWPELVMAINVSPRDLRQGDFVARVSDCLQRHGVPAQRLELEITEGSLLEDVEQCIAAMQALKRLGVRFAIDDFGTGYSSLTYLKRLPLDRLKIDRSFVEGLELAGSDAALVDTILAIGHNLGLECVAEGIEARASTRACAPWAAPSARATTSARRWMRRPSSTGCGSAPLEPVPACRDARTCGAGAAKRRRWS
- a CDS encoding ATP-binding protein, whose product is MKAPYWFPQSFFSRTLWLVLIVVLFSKALTLVYLMMNEDVLVDRQYSHGAALTLRAYWAASEAERDDLAKAAGLKRVTRDAVPPSEQHWPYSEIFERQMQTELGPETEVRLRAKSPPALWVQAPALGPDWVRIPLYPHPLRGQRIWSVLGWFLGIGLLSTAAAWIFVRQLNAPLKRLVFAARQLGQGRSVRLPVSDTPSEMTEVYRAFNQMAEDVEQAARERELMLAGVSHDLRTPLTRLRLSLELMSSDSELTEDMVRDIEDMDAILDQFLAFIRDGRDERQEELDLGELVREVVAPYNQHEERVRLCLEPLPPFPLRRVSIKRLLVNLIENALRYGGNGVEVAAFVAGDHTAPYIVLSVLDRGQGIDPAELGDIFNPFIRGDRARGGKGTGLGLAIVKRIAALHGGSVELRNRSGGGLEARVCLPIGLLLPRDAA